DNA from Comamonas serinivorans:
CAGCACCTGATGCGCAAGGACCGGGTGATGAAGCGGCTGATCCCGGCGTGCGGCGCCGTCTGCCTGGAGTCGCGCGGCGACGCTTTCGTCACGCTGGCACGCTCGGTTGTGGGCCAGCAGGTCTCGGTCAAGGCCGCGCAGGCCGTGTGGGACCGTTTTGCCGCCTTGCCCAAACGCATGACGCCCGCGTCGGTGCTCAAGCTCAAGGTGGATGACATGCGCGCGGCCGGCCTGTCGGCGCGCAAGGTTGAGTACATCGTCGACCTGGCCCTGCATTTCCAGGGTAAGAAGCTGCACGTGGGCGACTGGCCCGACATGGACGACGAGGCCATCATCTCGGAGCTGGTGGCCATTCGCGGCATCGGCCGCTGGACGGCCGAGATGTTCCTCATCTTTCACCTGCTGCGCCCCAACGTGCTGCCGCTGGACGACGCCGGCCTCATCAAAGGCATCAGCGAGAGCTATTTTTCGGGCGAGCCCGTCTCGCGCTCGGACGCGCGCGAAGTGGCCGAGGTCTGGGCGCCATGGCGTTCGGTGGCGACTTGGTATATTTGGCGCTCGCTTCAGCCCCTGCCGGTCGCGTATTGACGAACCTGGCGCACGGACGCAGCCGCCGCGGGCGGCTTTTTTGTCGCCGGCCCGAGGCGGACCTCAGGCGTGGCAGGCCGGTGGGCAGCGCACTTTTTGGAGAACATTCTTGGCAAAACGCACTTTTCTGGATTTCGAGCAGCCGATTGCCGAGCTGGAGCACAAGATCGATGCCCTGAGCCAGTCCAGCGAAGGCGGCGTCGACCTCAGCGCCGAGGTGGAGCAGCTGCGCGCCAAGAGCCTGGCGCTCACCGAGCAGGTGTACGCCCAGCTCACCCCGTGGCAGATCACCAAGGTGGCGCGCCATGCCGACCGCCCCTACACGCTGGATTACCTCGCCGCCCTGTTCACCGATTTCATCGAGCTGCACGGCGACCGCCACTTTGGCGATGACGCCTCCATCGTCGGCGGGCTGGCGCGCCTGGACGGCCTGGCCTGCGTGGTCATCGGCCAGCAGAAGGGCCGCGACACCAAGTCGCGCGCGCTGCGCAATTTCGGCATGCCGCGCCCCGAGGGCTACCGCAAGGCCCTGCGCCTGATGAAGACGGCCGAGAAGTTCGGCCTGCCCGTGTTCACCTTCGTCGACACGCCTGGCGCCTACCCTGGCATCGACGCCGAAGAACACGGCCAGAGCGAGGCAATTGGCCGCAACATCTACGAGATGGCCCAGCTGCAGGTGCCCATCGTCACCACCGTGATCGGCGAGGGCGGCTCGGGCGGTGCGCTGGCGCTGTCGGTGTGCGACGAGCTGCTCATGCTGCAGTACGCCGTGTACTCCGTCATCAGCCCCGAGGGTTGTGCCTCCATCCTCTGGAAGACGGCCGACAAGGCCGAGTTCGCCGCGCAGGCCATGGGCATCACGGCCGAGCGCCTGCAAGGCCTGGGCCTGGTCGACCGCATCGTGCCCGAGCCCGTGGGCGGTGCCCACCGTGACCCCGCCGCCATGGCCGCCCGCCTGAAGGCCGCGCTGACCGAAGCCCATGCCGGTCTGGCCCGGCTGTCGGTGGACGAGTTGCTGGCCCGTCGCCACGCCCGTTTGCAAAGCTATGGCCGTTTCGAGATCGACCACGGCGTTGGCACGCCCGAGGTCGTGGCGGGCGCCTGAAGCGGATGGCGCAGGGCGAAGGGCCGGGTGAACCGGCTCAGACCCTCCGCTCTGACGTGACCTGCGCGGCGTCCTCACGCTCGGTTTTGACACTGCGCAAGCTTGCGGGGACAGCCGTTTGCCGTGCAGAGGATGCGCCAATCCGATTGACGTTGCGCAGTACCGCTGTCTCCACCAGATTTCATGATCGGCGACAGATGGATACTGCTTTGAGCGAGGCGTGCCGCATGCAACGGGCAAAGCAGGGGCCGTGCGTTGCGAAGCCGATGGAAATGCAGCCGTGTTGAGCCTCGCGGATCGGGCCCCAAGCCCTCCAAGCAGCGCCGACTTGGCGCCCCATCTCCCGTCGGCCCACGGTGCGCGCGCGGCGCGGCCTGGTGCGGCTCGCCTGCGTCGTGGCATTTGCCCGCGCGGTGTCACGACCGGACGTGCTTGGCGTACTCGGGCGTGGGCAATGCGGTGTGGGACAGGCATGCGCCGCCCGTCCTGTGGGCCGGATGGCTGAACCGGCCCCCACCAACCGTCGGCCGACGCCCGCGGCACCGGCGCGGCGCGGGCCCGGCCGCCTGGGCTGGGTGCTGGCGCTGGTGGTCACGCTGGCGTTGGTGCGCGGCCTGGCCCACGTGGCGCAATGGCCCTGGCTTCATGCGCTGCTGGCCGTGCCCGGCACCGCGTTGCACGAGGGGGCCCACGCTGGCGTTGCCTGGATCTTGGGCGCCCAGCCGCAGGGCTTGAGCCTGTGGCCGGCACGCCTGCCCGATGGCCGCTTTCAACTGGGCAGCGTGCGCTTCGTGCCGGTCTGGTGGAACGTGGCGGCCATCAGCCTGGCGCCGCTGGCGCTGGCTGGCGTGGCTGCGCTGTGCGTGGGCGCTGCCGTGCGTGCCCGATCGTGGCCGGGGCGCCTGGCGGGCGTGTACCTGGCGGCCTGTGCCGTGTCCAGCTGCTGGCCGTCGGGCGTGGATTGGGGCCATGCGTTGCGCGCGCCGCTGAGCTGGCCCCTGGCGCTGCTGCTGGGCGTCATCTGGCATGGCGCGGTCTGGTGGGCACTGCACCGGATGTGGCGCCGGCCCTGAACCGGGGACTGGGCGCGCTGCATCGCTTGTTGGGGCACCAGACGGCGTTGGCGCGGCACCGGAACGCCGTCCAGGCCAGGCGGTCAGATCGGCGGTGGCAGGCGCCCCGGTTGCGGATGGCCCGGCCCGGTTCAGCCTTGTCGCGGCGCTGTCCCGGTGGTCCCGATCCACACCAGGGATGGCCGTGAGCGGCACGCCAGCCGGTCAGCCACTGAGTGCTCGGCCTCCCGCGACGCGGCCCCTCGCCGCACGGTCAGTCAGGGCCGATCGGGCTGCCGCGCGGACCGGCCCGGTAAAATCACGCCGCTTGGGGCCGTGAGCGGGCCCGCGCAGTCGCCCGTCGGCCAGCCCGGTGTGGCTTTGAGATTTCTGGGGTATGCGCCGGTTGCCGTTTATAGTCAAACGACAGCCGGGTCATACCCCTTGTCTGTGTCCCAGAGACGTTCAACATGATCGACATTCAAGGCTTGTCGCTGAGCTACAGCGGCCGGCAAGGGCCGGTGCATGCCTTGCGCGGCATCGATCTGCGCATCCAGTCCGGCGAGGTGTTCGGCATCATCGGCCGCAGCGGCGCCGGCAAAAGCTCGCTGGTGCGCACCATCAACCTGCTGAACCGGCCGACCGCCGGGCGCGTCGAGGTCGCGGGCCGCGAGCTGACCACGCTCACGGCGGCCGAGCTGCGCGCCGCGCGGCAGGACATCGGCATGGTGTTCCAGCACTTCAACCTGCTGTCGTCGCGCACCGTGGCTGGCAACGTGGCCCTGCCGCTGGAGCTGGCGGGGGTGCCGCAGGCCGAGATCGAGGCGCGCATCCAGCCGCTGCTCGAGCTGGTGGGCCTGGCGCAGCTGGCCGACCGCTACCCGGCGCAGATCAGCGGCGGGCAAAAGCAGCGCGTGGGCATCGCGCGTGCGCTGGCCAGCCGGCCCAAGGTGCTGCTGTCCGACGAGGCCACCTCGGCGCTGGACCCGGAGACCACGCGTGCCATCCTCGACCTGCTGCGCGACGTGAACCGCCGCCTGGGCGTGACCATCGTGCTCATCACGCACCAGATGCAGGTCATCAAGCAGATTGCTGACCGCGTGGCCGTGATCGACGGCGGCCGCATCGTCGAGATGGGCCCGGTGCTCGACGTCTTCACCCGGCCGCAGCACCCGACCACGCGCAGCCTGATCGAGGAGATCCTGCCGGCCTCGCTGCCCGAGTCGGTGCTGCAGCAGGCGCGCGGCATCGCGGCCCAGTTGCCGCCCGGCGTGTACGCGCACCTGCTGCGGGTCAGCTACGGGGGCGAGGCCGCCAACGCGCCGGTCTGGAGCGAGGTGGCTTCGCTGGGCGTGCAGGTGAACGTGCTGCATGGGGTGATCGACGAAATCCAGCGCCAGCCCTTTGGCATGCTGGCCGTGCTGCTGTGCGGCGCCGACCACGACCTGCAGGCCGCGGCCGCGCACCTGACGACGCGCGGCTACACCTGGACCTCGGTGCAAGAGACCGTGACCCCGCCCGGATCGGGCGCGGACTGGTGGGCCAACACGCGGTTGCCCCGCGACCCTGACGAGAAGACGATCTATGTTTGAGAACATCAGTGCCGCCATGCTTGCGCTGCTGGGCCAGTCGCTGTGGGAAACCGTGCTCATGGTCGGCGTGTCCGGCGTGCTCGGCTCGCTGCTCGGCGTGCCGCTGGGCATCTACCTGCGGCTGACCGACCAGGGCGGGGTGCTGCAGAACGCCGCCGCCCACCACGCCGTGGGCTGGGTGGTCAACGCGCTGCGTTCGGTGCCCTTCATCATCCTGCTGGTGGCCATCATCCCGTTCACGCGGCTGGTGGTGGGCTCGTCCATTGGCACGGCGGCGGCCATCGTGCCGTTGACGGTGGCGGCGGCCCCCTTCATGGCGCGCCTGGTCGAAACGGCTTTGCGCGAGGTCGACGGCGGGCTGATCGAGGCCGCCCAGGCCATGGGCGCCACCACCGGCCAGATCGTCTGGAAGGTGCTGCTGCCCGAGGCGCTGCCCGGCATCGTGGCCGGCGTCACCATCACCTTCGTCACGCTCACGGGGTATTCGGCCATGGCCGGCGCCATCGGCGGCGGCGGCCTGGGCGACCTGGGCATCCGCTATGGCTACCAGCGCTTCCTGCCCGACGTGATGGTCGTGGTCGTGCTGGTGCTCATCGTCTTCGTCCAGCTCATCCAGAGCCTGGGCGACTGGATGGTGCGCCGCATCAGCCACCGCTGAGCCGGGGCGGCCGCGCGCAGCAGAGGCTCAGAAGGCATCCATGCCATCGCCCGCTCCGCACCCGGATGCGAGCCTGCCATGGTCGCAGCTGGTGCATTGGCATGGGCGTGCCGAACAGGTGCCCACGCAGATCGAGACCTTGTGGCACCCGCAGGCCGCCGCGCGCCGCGAGGCGGCCCACACCCCCTGGCCCGCGTGCTGGAACACCAGGAGGGCGTGATGCAGGCCACGCCGTTTGCCGTGCAGCGCATGCTCACCCGCTGGCGCAAACGGGCAGCCACCGGCTCGCCGCCGCCGAGCGATGGGCTGATGGCCGTGCTCGCGCCCATCGCCACCGCCCTCACCCTTCAGCAACTGGGCCGGGGGGCCCAAGCCTGGACCATGGGGCTGACCTGGGCCGAGGCTTTGGCGCCCGACCAGCTGTGGCCGCCGTACGCGTCCGACCCCGACGACGAATCGCGCTGGGAGGCGTGGGTCATGACCGAGGCCATGTGGTGGGGCTGGCAGCGCCTGACGGCCGAGCAGCTGCTGGCGCATGCGCCAGCGATTCGGCAGGCTGCCGCGCTGGCGCGGCCGCTGGAGGAGCGCGAGGCCGATGCGTCGCCCCGGCGCCAGGGGCAGCGGCCAAGGTTCGACCTGCGCGGCACGCCTTCGCGCCAGGTGCTGTTCAGCCTGGCCCGCCTGGCACGTGCGCACGCCTTGGCCCTGTCTGCCTGAGCCGCGGACCAAGTGAATGCGGCGCCCGGTCGCTGAGGTCTCGTCCGGACGCAGCCTGAAGGCGGTCCCGGTCCAGGTTGATGCCACATGCTGGTGCGTTCACCACCCCGGCACAATCGCCGCTTTCTTCCAAGGGAGCATCGCGATGCGTCATCCGTTGCGTGGCCTGGCCGTGCTGGGCCTGGCGGCTTGCCTGTGGGCGTCGGCCGGGCCGGTGTTGGCCCACGACGAGGGCGTGCCCAGCATCGTGCACATGGCCGACACCGACCCGGCCATGCAGCAGGCGTTCCAGCGCGCCCGGGCCAGCCTGCCGCAATTCCTGCGGCTGGTGGCCAAACCGATCGCCGGCAGCGACGCCCATGCCGTGAAGGTGGGCCTGCGGCACGCGGGCGGCACCGAGTACGTGTGGCTCAGCGAGCTGCGGGTGCAGGGCGACCGCATCGAGGGTGTGCTGGACAATCGGCCGGCCCACCTGCCGCACAAGGCCGGGCAGCGCCTGACGGTGAAGGCGGCCGATGTGGTGGACTGGCTGTACGTGGACGCCCAAGGGCGCATGCAGGGCAACTTCAGCGCCTGCGCGCTGCTGAGCCAGGAGCCGCCTGCGCACGCCAAGGCATTCAAGGCGCAGTATGGCCTGGTTTGCGATGACAAGAAAACGGCCAGTTAGGGATACTGCTTGCCAGATGCGACCGAGGTGGCGTTTCGGCGCGCGCGGGCCGATTGCCGACGCCTGTGTGCTGGCGCGCTGGCTCCGGCGTGAGCCGCATTCGAGCCGCTGTTGCTGCCTCGCCCGCGCAGTGGCCTCCCGGGCGCTGAAGGCCGGTGGCGGAACAGCGCGCGCAGCGGCACGGCGGGCTGGCTCAGAGGCTGGCGCCGGCGCCCCAACGTGGGCTTCCGACATGGGGGCTGGTCGAGCAGGTCTATGGCCTGGGCCACCGCCGCGCGGGGCAGGCCCCCGCGACCGTTTCCCGCTCAGGCCAGCGCGTTGTAGGCGTGGTGCCGGAAGGTGAAGGTGTAGGGGTTGCCAAAGCCGAAGTAGCGCTGCGTCATCAACACGCCGGCGATGTTCAGGCGCGGGTTGATCCACCACACGGTGCCGGCCAGCCCGCCCCAGCTCACCTCGTCGGTGGAGGCGGCGGGGTCGAACTGCCCGGGCCGCTGCAGCACCGAGCCCACCAGGCCGTAGACGCGGTCGGGGTTGGTCGGCATGTTGGGGAACTTCACGCACAGGCCGGGCGCGACGTGGCTGCGGCTCATGTCGGCCAGCGTGTCGGGCTTGAGCAGCGTGGGGCCACCCGGCATGAGCGACTGCACCAGCCGCACCTGGTCGTCCAGGGTCGAAATCAGCCCGCCGCCGCCCGACTGGCGCGGCGCGGCGCTCATGTAGGCGCCGGGGTAGGGCGCCTGGTCCATGCGCTGCAGGCCGGGTTTGCGCGGGTCCATGAAGTCGACGCCGCCATACAGCGCCGTGAGGCGAGCGCGCTTGTCCTCGGGCACCCAGAAGGCCGTGTCCACCATGCCCAGCGGGCCGAAGATGCGCTCGGCAAAAAAGTCGCCCAGGCTCTGGCCCGACACGACCTCGACCAGGTGCCCCAGCACGTCGGTCGCCAGCGAGTACTCCCAGCCCTCGCCGGGGTGGAAGGTCAAGGGCAGGGTGGCCAGCTTCTCGACCATCTGCGCCTGCGTTTGCAGGGGGTTGTGCACGCCCGATGCCTGATAAGCCTGGAACGCCACCGTGCCCGGGTCGAACAGGCCGTAGCTCAGCCCGCTGGTGTGGGTCAGCAGGTGGCGCACGGTGATGGACTGGCGGGCGGGCTCCACGTCATCGATGCGCGTGGCGCCGGGGCGCAGCACCTGGCGGTTGCCCAAGGCCGGCAGGTGGCGTTCGATGGGGTCGTCGAGCGTGAGCTTGCCGTCTTCGACCAGCAGCAGCACGGCGCACGAGGTGGGCAGCTTGGTGTTCGAGAAGACGCGGAACAGGTGGTCCTCGCGCAGCGGCACGCCGGCTTCCATGTCGGCCATGCCGCAGACGAAACGGTCGACCACCTCGCGGCCGCGCAACAGCGCGGTGGACACGCCGGGCAAAAAGCCTTCGTCCACCTGGGCCTGCATGGCGGTGTGAAGCGGCTGGAAGCGGGTTTGCAGCATGAGGTCTCCTTAGGGGTGTTATGGGGCTGTGCCCGCCAGCATGGCCCAAGCGGCGGGCCGCGTTCGGCCCGTTGGCGACATCCACGCGCCGTTGGCTGTGGCAGGCGTGGCGCTGGAGTGCGACCTGGTCGGGTCTGCGCAGGCCGAACCGGCTGGGTTGAGGTGTTGGATGGATATGGGGTATGTGCGGTTTTTCGATCAAAAGGCCATGGAATTGGAGTGATACCCTAAACGATGTCGCGGCTGGTGCGGTGAAAGCAGCGTCGCTGCCGCGGCGGTGGTCGATGCCGCCGGGACGGAACTGCGCGGATCCCATCAGGCCCATCGGGTTCACTCGGTGCATCGTCACTCCGTTCGGAGGCCAACTGGACCGGGAACGAGGACGGTGACGGCCGGCTGCTTGGCCTGCGACCCAGGCGACAGCGCCAAGCGGCGCGGCCTTCGTATAGTGGCCGCTGTTCCAGCCAGGAGATGTTCATGGATTTTCAAGCCGTCGTGCTCACGCAAGACGACGCCCGCGTCACGCAGGCCCGTCTGCAGACCGTGTCCACCGACCAGCTGCCCGACGGCGATGTGCAGGTGGCCGTGTCGCACTCCACGCTCAACTACAAGGACGGCCTGGCCATGCTGGGCCGCAACGGCGTGGTGCGCGCGTTTCCCATGGTGCCCGGCATCGACCTGGCTGGCACCGTGGTCGAGAGCCGCAGCGACCGCTTCAAGCCCGGCGACGCCGTGCTGCTCAACGGCTGGGGCGTGGGCGAGGTGCACTGGGGCGGCCTGGCGCAGCAGGCGCGCGTCAAGGCCGACTGGCTGCAGGCCATCCCCAGCCCCTTCAGCGCGCTGGACGCCATGAGCCTGGGCACCGCCGGCTACACCGCCATGCTCAGCGTCATGGCCTTGCAGGACTGGGGCCTGCAGCCCGGCGACGGCCCGGTGCTGGTCACGGGCGCCAACGGCGGCGTGGGCACGGTCGCCATCAGCCTGCTGCACGGCCTAGGCTTCGAGGTGCACGCCAGCACCGGCCGCCCGCAAGAGGCCGACTACCTGAAGGCGCTGGGCGCCAGCCAGATCGTCGACCGCAGCGAGCTGAACGCGCCGGCCAAGCCGCTGCAGAAAGAGCGCTGGGCCGGCGCCGTGGATTGCGTGGGCAGCCACACGCTGGCCAACGTGTGCGGCAGCCTGAAGTACGGCGGCGCCGTGGCCGCCTGCGGGCTGGCGCAAGGGCTGGACCTGCCGGCCTCGGTTGCGCCCTTCATCCTGCGGGGCGTGGCGCTGTTGGGCATCGACAGCGTGTACGCGCCCCGGGCCAAGCGCGAGCGCGCCTGGGAGCGTCTGGCCCGCGAGCTGAAGCCGGCGCAGCTGGCCGGCAACACGCGCGTGATCGGCCTGGGCGAGGCGATCGACACCGCCCACGCCCTGATGGCCGGCCAGGTGCGCGGACGCGTGGTGGTGGACACCGCCCGCTGAGCCGGTGTGCGTCATGCCTGTTGGCAGTATGGAGGGGTTGGCGTTCAGACTTTGACGCCAATGCTGGCATACTGAGGTGAATGCCGCGCATGACGCGGCAGGCTTGACGCGCAGCCGGGCAAGGGCAGAGCCTGGCTTGGCTGCGAACAACCCGCCCGCCGCCTGTGCGGGCGCCACATGGAGTGAGACATGCAGAGCTTTGACGTGACCGAGTTTGGCAAACCCTTGCAGGCGCGCCTGCGCGAGATGCCGGTGCCCAAGGGCAAAGAGGTCGTGGTCCGCATCACGCATTCGGGCGTTTGCCATTCGGACGTGCACCTCTGGCAGGGCTATTTCGACCTGGGCGGCGGCAACAAGATGGAGATGGCCAAGATCGGCATGGTGCCGCCGCTGACGCTGGGTCACGAGCCCTACGGCGAAGTCGTGGCCGTGGGCCCCGACGTGACCGACGCCCGCGTGGGCGACGTGCGCCTGGTCTACCCCTGGATCGGCTGTGACAACTGCTGGTCGTGCGAAGCCGGTGACTCCACGCTGTGCAACAAGCCGCGCAACCTCGGCATCGGCCTGCCCGGCGCCTACGCCACCCACATGCTGGTGCCCGACGAGCGCTACCTGGTCGATGCCAGCGGCATCGACCCCAACTTCGCCGCCACGCTGGCCTGCGCCGGCGTCACCGCCTTCTCGGCCATCCGCAAGCTGCGCGCGCACTTCATCGACGGCGATGCCGTCGCCGTGATCGGCTGCGGCGGCCTGGGCCTGTCGGCCATCGCGCAGCTGAAGGCGCAGGGCTTCACCAAGATCGTGGCCTGCGACGTGGACGACGCCAAGCTCGAACTGGCGCGCCAGCAGGGTGCCACCCACACCGTGCGCAGCGACGCGGCCGATGCCCGCAAGGCGCTGGCCGAGGCCGGTGCCGGGCGCCTGGGCGCGGCCATCGACTTCGTCGGCGTGCCGGCCACCTTCCAGCTCGCCTATGGCGTGCTGCGCAAGGGCGGCGTGTACGTGATCTGCGGCCTGCTGGGCGGCGAGGCCTCGTTCGCGCTGCCGGTGCTGCCGCAGCGCTCGGTGTCCATCGTCGGCTCGTACGTCGGCACGCTGGACGACCTCAAGCAGCTGGTGGCGCTGGTGAAGACCGGCAAGGTGCAGGCGACCCCGGTGTCGACCGCCGGCCCCGAGCAGCTGACCGACCTGCTCGACGCCATGGAGCACAAGCGCAGCCAGGGCCGCACCGTGCTCGACATGGCCAGCGTGCCCGATCAAGCGCCTGCCTGAGCGTGAGCCGGTGCCGGCGCGGCCCCCGTGCGGGCCGCGTGTGCACCGGTGCCGCGCCGGTCGCACCTTTGGGGTGTGCGTGGTGCCGAATCAGGTGATGTTCAGCAGTATGCAGTGATTGGCGTTCGATTGAGAACGACGAGTGGTTGATACTGGTGTGTCATCGGTATCACCGCAGGCCCATGTGCCCTGCGCAGGTGGGCCCGAGTAGCGAGACTGACAAGCAACCGGAGACACCCCACATGCGCGAATTCGACATCCTCATCCGTGGCGGCCTGCTGGCCGATGGCCAGGGCGGCCCCTTGCAACGCGCCGACATCGGCATCGCCGACGGCCGCATCGCCGCCGTCGACCTGGGCGGCACGCCCGACGGCACCACACAGGCCAAAGAGGTCGTCGACGCCAAGGGCGCCGTCGTCGCCCCCGGCTTCATCGACATCCACACCCACTACGACGGCCAGGCCATGTGGGACTCGCAGCTCAACTCGTCGAGCTGGCACGGCGTCACCACGGCCGTGATGGGCAACTGCGGCGTCGGCTTTGCGCCCGTGCGCGTGCCCGACCGCCAGCGCCTCATCGAGCTGATGGAAGGCGTGGAAGACATCCCCGGCGTGGCCCTGCACGAAGGCCTGGACTGGGCCTGGGAGAGTTTTGGCGACTATCTGCAAGCCGTCGAACGCCGCCCCCACGACATGGACATCGGCGCCCAGCTGCCGCATGGCGCCCTGCGCGTCTACGTCATGGGCGAGCGTGCCGCGCGCCTGGAACCCGCCAACGACAACGACGTGGCCCAGATGCGCGAGCTGGCGAGCGAGGCCATGCGCGCCGGCGCGCTGGGCTTTTCCACCTCGCGCTCCATCAACCACAAATCCGTCAAGGGCGAGCCCACGCCGTCGCTGCGCGCCAGCGAGGCCGAGCTGACCGGCATCGCCATGGGCCTGGCCGATGCCGGCCACGGCGTGCTGCAGCTGCTGTCCGACTTCAACGTGCCGTCCCCCGAAGAAGAGTTCGCCATGCTGCGCCGCGTGGTCGAGAAATCCGGCCGCCCGCTGTCCTTCTCGCTGGCGCAGAACAACAGCAAGCCCGACGGCTGGCGTGTGTTGCTCGACCTGCTGAACAAAGCGGTGGACGATGGCCTGCCCATGCGCGCCCAGGTGGCGCCGCGCGCCATCGGCGTGCTGATGGGCCTGCAGGCCAGCCGCAACCCCTTCTGGGCCGTGCCCGAGGTGGCGGCGCTGGGCGAGCTGTCGCTGGCCGAGCGCTGGCGCACCATGAAGGCGCCGGCCTTCCGCGCCCAGGTGCTCGAGGCCTTTGCCGCCTTGCCCGAAAAGCGCCAGTACAACTTCGGCCGCCTGTTCCCGCTCAGCGATCCGCCCAACTACGAGCCGCCGCTGCACACCTCCATCGCCGCCCAGGCCGAGCGCCGCGGCATGCGCGCGGCCGAGCTGGCCTACGACCTGCTGCTCGAGGACGAGGGCCGCGCGCTGTACTACGAAACCTTTGCCAACTACCACGCGGGCGACCTGCGCGTGTGCCGCGAAATGATCGCGGCCCAGAACAGCCTCATCGGCCTGGGCGACGGCGGCGCGCACGTGGGCATGATCTGCGACTCGAGCTTTCCCACCTTCCTGCTCAGCCACTGGTCGCGCGAATGCGGCCGCGCCGATGGCTTCGACCTGTCCTGGCTCATCAAACGCCAGACCAAGGACGCGGCCGACTTCATCGGCTTGCATGACCGCGGCGTGATCGCCCCCGGCATGAAGGCCGACGTCAACATCCTCGACGTCGAAAAGCTGGGCATGCCCGCGCCGCGCATGAAACTCGACCTGCCGGCCGGCGGCAAGCGCCTGCTGCAAGGCGCCAGCGGCTACCGCGCCACCATCGTCTCGGGCCAGATCACGCAATGGCGCGGCGAGGCCACGGGCAAGCTGCCCGGGCGGCTGCTGTTCGGGCCGCAGCGCCAGCTGGCCTGAGGCTGATCTGACGCCGGCACAGCGGGCTCGACCCAGCTCACCGGCCTGTCGGCCAGCTTGGCTTTCCATGGCGATCAGCCAAGTCCCCCGCCCGCCACCAGGCGGGCGGCGGCTTTTGCGGGTGGCT
Protein-coding regions in this window:
- a CDS encoding N-acyl-D-amino-acid deacylase family protein → MREFDILIRGGLLADGQGGPLQRADIGIADGRIAAVDLGGTPDGTTQAKEVVDAKGAVVAPGFIDIHTHYDGQAMWDSQLNSSSWHGVTTAVMGNCGVGFAPVRVPDRQRLIELMEGVEDIPGVALHEGLDWAWESFGDYLQAVERRPHDMDIGAQLPHGALRVYVMGERAARLEPANDNDVAQMRELASEAMRAGALGFSTSRSINHKSVKGEPTPSLRASEAELTGIAMGLADAGHGVLQLLSDFNVPSPEEEFAMLRRVVEKSGRPLSFSLAQNNSKPDGWRVLLDLLNKAVDDGLPMRAQVAPRAIGVLMGLQASRNPFWAVPEVAALGELSLAERWRTMKAPAFRAQVLEAFAALPEKRQYNFGRLFPLSDPPNYEPPLHTSIAAQAERRGMRAAELAYDLLLEDEGRALYYETFANYHAGDLRVCREMIAAQNSLIGLGDGGAHVGMICDSSFPTFLLSHWSRECGRADGFDLSWLIKRQTKDAADFIGLHDRGVIAPGMKADVNILDVEKLGMPAPRMKLDLPAGGKRLLQGASGYRATIVSGQITQWRGEATGKLPGRLLFGPQRQLA